In Thermomicrobiales bacterium, the sequence ACTATCTGCGGGCGCTGCGCATTCGTCGGAAGGCAATGCGCTTGCTGGACGAGCTCCTCTCCGGCTATGACGCGATTGTGGCGCCAACGATGCCGTATGTGGCGATTCCACTGCGCGACCGGTTCGACACCTGGTTTGGCAAAGAGCGGGGGCCGTCACTCGGCGCGGCGGGGAATCTTTGCGGCGTTCCGTCCATCTCGGTGATGAACGGCCTGGGCGAACGCGGACTCCCGACCGGGCTGGAGTTCATGGCGCGTGCTGGACAGGAAGGGACGTTGTTGGAGATCGCGGGACGGTATCAGTCGGCTACCGATTGGCATCGTCGGCAGCCGGAGTGACCGGGGTGGGTCCTGAGTCCGGGGTCCTGGGCCCTGAGACGCGGCGGAGTCTGGCCCTGGATGTGGGACTGGGTGCTGAGACGCGATGGTGTCTCCTGCGGTGATGGCGTCCTTCCGTAGCTGCGGATCTCCGTGCCTGCCGAGTTTCTCTCTGGAAGACCGCAGCTACGTGGCCTGGAAAACGGCGTAGCGCTCCGTGAGCGAGCCGGACTACACCGGTTCGTAGGTGCGTGCCAGGAAGGCGCCGGAGATCCAGCCGGAACCGACGCCGTTGATGATGACCGGGTACCAATCGGTTCCGTTGACCCGTCTCGGGGTGCCCGTGATGTTGACCGCGGTGCCTTCGAGAATGGTGGCGATGCGCCGGTAGCTCGTGCCGGGTCCCGAGCGCAAGTTCACGTTGGCGGTGGTGTAGCGGATGGTGACGCCGGCGACGGTGGGGGTCGATGTGCGGGTGGGTGACGCCGAAACGGTCACCCGTTGCAAGTACGGCCCGGCGATGTACCCTGCGGGATATCCGCTGATCGAAATTGGATAGAAGGTCATCCCGCCGCTGACCACGCCTGGGCCGGTGATGACGCCAGTCGTCTTGCTCGGGACGACGCGCAGAATCGAGGACGAGGCGTTTGGGCCGGAACGGAGATTGACCCGAGCCGTGGTGCGGACAGATTCGCCGGTGGCGAAGCCGCCGGGCGCGAGGGTCGGCGTGCGCGTGGCGGTGCGCGTTGCGGTTGCGTTGCCCGGTGTTCGGGTGACGGTTGCCGGGACTGGCGTGCGTGTCGGAGTGGCCGTCGAGACCGGCGCCAGATAGTTGCCGGCGATCCATCCGGAGCCGAGCGAGGTCGTCACCGGAACCCAGATCAGGTTCCCGGCGCTTGCCGATGATCCGGTAACGGTCACGATCGAGCCGCTGGCAACGACTCCGAGACTGGGTGAGGACGTGCCGGGTCCGGTGCGCACATTGACGCGCGCGGTGGTTCGAAGTGTCGTTCCGACTGGATAGCTACCTGGGCCAAGCGTGGGTGTGCTCGAGTTGGTGGCGGACGGGAAGGCAGTCCGGGTAGCCGTCGAGCTTGCCGAGGAGGTGGGCGACACGGTGGCAGAGGGGGTCGACGTTGCCACTGTCGTGGACGTGGCTGTGGCAGTCGGAGACGCGGTTGCGGTGTGCGTTGCTGGCCAGGTGGGGCTTGGGGTGGAGGTGCGTGTGGCCGAAGCAGTGCTCGAGGGTGTCCACGTGGCAGTTGCCGTAGCAACCGCCTGCTCGACGAGCGCGAAATCCCCGAACGACGAGATGTAGCCGCAGCGGGTGCCCTGGTCGGGGAGGAGCGAGTCGAACACCTGACCCGAGAGCAACGTCCAGCTTGCGCCGTTGCGCTGCAAGAGCACGACACTCAGAGGATTGGCGTAGGACGCGGTTTCGAAGACGACACATAGCCGTTTGTTGCCTGCTTGCACGACCGTGCTGCTGACGGCGAAGAACCATGCGCTGTTCGCGGCATAGGCGGCAGGCAGCATGGGCACATCGCCACTGGAGAGTACGGAGCCCGTGGTCGTGCCCGAGGTTGGGATCTGCCCAAAGGTGACGTAGACGTTCGGCAGCGCGTACTGAATTGGGTTGGGTGCGATGGTGGCCGATGGTGTTGAGCTCGGCGTGCTGGTTGTTGTGGTGGTGCCGGTCGAGGTCGACGTTGCGCTTGGCGAACTGGTCGCCGTCGGAGTCTCCGGCGGTGTGCCGGTTTCCGTGGGGATGAATGTTGTCGCGGATGCCGTGGCCGAAGGCGGGTGCGTTTCGGTGGCTGTCGAGGTGGGCGGAGTAGCGGTCTGAGTCGCGGAGGCGGTTGGTGTTGCGCTCGCCGGGATCGTTGTCGGTGTTGAAGAGACTGTTGGAGTTGCACTCGCCGGGATCGGAGTCGACGACGCGGAGGCGGTTGGCGTTGCGCTCGGCGGAATCGAAGTCGGTGAAGCGGTGTCTGTTGGTGTTGCACTTGGCGGAATCGTTGTCGGTGTAGAGGAGGCGGTTGGTGTGGCGCTTGGCGGAACTGGAGTCGACGAAGCGGTGGCCGTGTCGGTCGGAGGGATCGAGGTGGCTGTCGAACTGGCCGTCGCAGTCTCTGTCGGCGGGATGGCAGTTGCCGTCGAAGTAACCGTTGCCGTTTCGGTGGGTGGAATCGCGGTGGATGTGGCGGAAGCGGTGGCCGTCTCGGTTGGGGGAACGATGGTGAAGGTTGGGGAGGCGGTTGGCGTCACTGTTGGGGGGACATCGGTCGCCGTGGATGATGGAGCGGCGCCTGGTTCGGCCACAGCGAAGACGCCGAAGCTGCTGGTGTATCCGCAGACGGTCGATCCTTCCCGTACCGCAGTCATCACGGCCCATGCCGCACCGTCGTAGCGAAACAGGTCGACTGCTGCGGGATTCGAGAACGCGCCGGCCTCGAAGATGATGCAGAGGTAGAAGCTGCCGTCCTGCACCGCCGATGTTTCGATCGTGATGACCTTGGCGTTGTCTGTCCGATAGCCTGCGGCGTCGAAGCTGCTGCCGCCGTCGATGACCGTCGTGTTACCGCCAGTGAGAATTCGGTAGTAGCTGAAGTAGACGTCGGAGCGCGGGAAGATCGGGACGCCTGTGAAGTCGCCCGCCGGGGTATTGCCGGCAGCGGTTGTCGCTGTCGGATCGTCGGACTGGGGAGCGACCGGAGGGTCCGGATCGGGTTCGGTTTCGACCGCGACGGGCGAACCGTCCTGGGCATTGACGGGAGAGAACACAACGGCAGGCGCCGCCGACAACAGCAACGCAAACGTGAGCAGCACGGACATGAGGCGACGGACCACGGGACGACCTCGCTTCGTTCGATGATGCCAGCGGAGCACGCGGGTGGACTCCGCCCCTTTGAGTTGTTTGGCGCGCTGGCGGAGCGGGTGTTGGAAGGCAATGCCAGATGCCGACGTGTGAATGACGCTGGCATCGTATCAGGAAACGATCAGGATGTGGAGTGCTTTTCCGGAATCCGCGATCGACCGATCAGGAGATCAGCATAGCCAATGGTTTGCCTCGCATGCGTGGCAAGCCGATCGCATGTCCTGATGCTGAATGTCAGGCCAGGGGGTGTCCAGTCCAGTCGCCCGGTAACGACAATCGTCGAAGTTACCCGGTCGAAGCGACACGTCGATAGATGACCGTGTCGCCGCTGGTGAAGACCGGCTCCCAGGTGGGACCGGGGAAGTCTGGGCCAGCAGCTGAGGGGTAGGGGCCGGCGAGGTCGCAGCCGGGAGCGCCGTTGCGCTCATAACCGCCAACGTAGAGCAGGGTCGCGTCGTATTGGTCGACGAGCGGGCTGGCGGGATCGGCGTAAATGGCCGCGACATCGCCTTGTCGGACGCCGATCTGGCCCAGCAACTCTGGTTGTCCGGCGCGCCATTGGCTTTCATGACCGCCCCAACCGATGATGGTCGGGACGCCGGTCATGGCGGCGACTCCGGAGGTGGGGATGCCGCCATTGACCTGATAGGAGCAGCCGGGCGCCTCGATGATGACATCGTCGTCCAGCGCGTTGTCGTAGAGCCACTGCATCGCCGCCAGATCGTCGGGGTTCAAGTTCGCCATGAAGGCGGCGCTGTTGAGCCCCCTGAATTCGCGGGGACCGAATTCGCGTGTCCACTGCTGCGTGGCGATGATGGGATAGGCCACGGCCACCAACAGCCCAGCCACGGCGGCCACCCCAAGCGCCACGCGCAAGGCCGGGAACGGACGCAATTCGATGAACAGGGTCACGACTGCGATCGCTCCGGCGATTCCGAGCATCGTCCAGACCTGGTAGTAGACCTTGAACAGCGTGTTGAAGCGGCCGTCGAAAGCGTCCTGCACGTAGAAGACCTCGGTCAACAGGATCAGCCCAAAGGCACAGGCGTAGAGTCCCTCTGGAATGACGTCGCGCAGCGTGCCATCGCGGCGGGCACGTTCGACGAGCCACAGGCTGACGGCCAATGGCGCTCCGGCAAGCGTGAGCACCGGCATGGGAATCGCCACGGAGACCAGCAGGATCAGGACCGCTGCCGCGATGACCCACCGGCGAACTTCTGGCCGTCCCTGGCCAGAAAAGCGTTGCCAGAACCGCAAACCAAGAAAGAGGAGCGCGATGAACCAGAAGAGCCCGAAGACGGTCAGGAACTCACCAGCGGAGGTGCGCTCATGTTCGTAGAACGCGACCGTGGTGAGCAACCGCGGCACGACCGGGAGGTCCTGCAGCCATGACGGGAGCTGACTGGTATCTCCCCCGGCGAAGGAGACGAACCGCACGGTGAACGGGAGCCACGCCCCCAGGGAGGCGATCGTCACGACGGCAACTTTCGCCAACGAGCGCCGGTTCCATCCGCCGGTGATGGCGATGGCGAGGACCAGGAGCACGAGATAGGTCGGGAAATCGAGACTGTTCAACGGATAAAGCGCGCCGACCAGCATGCCGGCAACCACCAGCTTGCCCCAACCGGCACGGTCTGGCCGATCGGGTGTGCCGGTGAGCATGGCTGAGATTGCGGGAACGATGGCGAGGATGGTGAAGGGGAGCGCCATCACGTGCGGGTGGAAGTCGCCCAGAAGGAAGCTGAACCAGGGGAACTCGTTGATCGTTTCGGTAAACGCCTGGCCTTCGTCGACGACGACGCGGCTCGATGCCCAGCCGACGGTGCCCCACCAGCCCTGGTTCCAGGTGGCGCTGGGCGACTGCACGAACTCGATCGCGGCGCGCATGTTTCCGGCGACGACCACGAAGAACCCGCCGAGGACCGCGGCTGCCCAGGCCGCGCGAGGGGACATGCCCCGGCGGACGACGTTGTAGGCTGCGCCACCAGCCGCCACCAACGACATGGAAACGGTGGTGATGAGGGCGAGGTTGTAGCCGACCCAGGTGGTGATCCCGGTGATGCGGCTGAGGGTGCCGTAGATGAGATAGCCGAGGTAGTAGTAGTTGATGGTTTCACCGGACATCCAGGCGTCGTTCGGAGGAATGACGTCGGTGCGGTAGCTCGAGGTCATGAACATCATGTCCATCGGCTTTTCGGTGTAGGCGAGCTGGGGCGTGAACCCGCGCAAGAGCGCGTAGGCCGCAAAGGTGAGCAGCGAGATCCCTTCCACGATCAGCAGGGTGCGGATCCAGTCGCGTTCGATCCACTGGCGTTTCCAGGCGTAGCCCCAGCAGATCGCCGCCCCGATAGCGAGCGTGATCCAGATGCCCCATGAGGTGAAGGGGAGCTCGACCGAGCCGGAGAGAAACCAGGTGGGCCAGAGGACGAAGAGGAGCGCTGCCGGCCGTGCGACCGAAGCGCCCTTGTCGGACAGGCCACCGAGCAGCCAGCGCACCGCAGGCGCGAATCCCCAGGTGATCAGCACCAGCGCGATGTACCAGCGAACCGTTTCGCCGAACCAGCCCGAATAATCCACGTCACCCCCGCCATATCCCAGTCAGAGTCGGTGAATGCTACCGCGACAGGGTCCTGGCTCGTCGTTCTGTGTTTTCACCCGCGTCATTCCGGGCGCGCAAACCGTCATCCCGAGCGTGGAAGCCGTCATCCCGAGCGTGGAAATCGTCATTCCGAGCTTGTCGAGGAATCTCTTGTTGCGCTGAAACCTGCTCTCCGAGAGGGAGTCATGTGACCGGGGAACAAGAGATCCCCTTCGGCTGCGCTCAGGGCAGGCTCTCCACTTCAGTCGGGATGACGGAGAAATCGTCATTCCGAGCTTGTCGAGGAATCTCTTGTTGCCCGGCCGGCCACTCTGGATGTGAGGACGGGCCGAATGAGAACGAGAGGTCCCCATTCGGCTGCGCTCCGGGCGAGCTCTCCGTTCCGGTCGGGATGACGGCGGAAGGGGAGCAGGAAGACGCGAAGGGGCGGATACAATCGCGAAATCGATGGTCGAACGCGTTTTCGAAGACAGGACGAGATGAAGCGGCAAGGACTCACTCCGAATACCGAGGTACATGGCGCGACGGTGGCGCTCGATTTTCCCGGGCTGCGGGTCGGCATTGCGGAATACGCGGAAGGGCCAACGGGATGCACCGTGCTCGCCTTTGATGAGCCCGCCGAGCTGCTGATCGATGCGCGTGGTGGCGCGCCCTATGCGGTGGGTGATTTCGGCATCACCGACGCGATCTGTCTCACCGGCGGATCGGTCTATGGGATCGAAGCGGTGGCGGGGGTGAACCAGGCGATTCTGGAGTCCCGCGGCGGGAATGTGCAATGGGACGCGCTGGCTTCGGTGGCAGGCGCGGTCATCTACGACTTCGGGGGGCGCGACAACTATATCCATCCCGATGCGGAGCTCGGCTATGCGGCCTGGCACGCGGCCAAGGCGGGCGCGTTTCCGATCGGCGCGCAGGGCGCGGGGCGGTCGGCATCGGCAGGGAAAGGATTTCTCTTCGACCGGGCGGAGCAATCGGGTCAGGGGGCGGCGATTCGCCAAATCGGGGAGACGCGGGTGGCGGTCTTTGTGGTCGCAAACCCGGTGGGCGCGATCCACGATCGCACCGGCAAGGTCGTCTGCGGTCACAGGAACCCGGAGACCGGAGAACGTGAGCCGCTGTTGGCCGACCTGGAGGCAAAGATCGGCGTGACGAGCGGAGGGCCGTCCGCAAACACGACTCTGACGGTGTTGGTCATCGATCAGAAGCTGCCCGATCCGGGGGCGCTCGGCCGGATTGCACGTCAGGTGCATGCGTCGATGGCGCGTGCGATCCAGCCGTTTCACATGATGGTCGATGGCGATGTGCTGTTCGCGGTCAATACGAATGCGGTCGAAGGATCGTTGCACGAGCTGGCGCTGGCGACGATCGCATCTGAAGTCGCGTGGGATGCGGTATTGGCATGTGTACCCGAGGGGCGCTAACGGGTCAGCCAAATGAAAAGTGACAAGGTGGGGATGGAGAAGAGGGTGCTATAGAGCAGCACCGAGGCCATCTCCTGCTCGGCCGTCTTGTAGCGCACGGCCAGGATGACCACTAACGACGCGACCGGAATTGCCAGCGCGATGACCGCTTCCTGGAGTTGCGCGCTGTTGTCACGGCCGAGCAGCGTGATTGCCAGCAGCGCCGCGCCCGGTACGATCAGATTGCGCGCGATCGTCAGCCCGCCAATGGTGCGCGACCAGGTGACATGCTGCGCATACATGATCACACCGGCGGCGAAGATCGACACGCCGCCCGTGGCCGCGCCGAGCAACCCGAGCGACCGCTCGACCGACGAGGGGAAGTCGATGTCCGCCAGGCAGACGATCAGCCCCAGAATCGGCGCCCAGATCATCGGCTGCTTCAGGGCGGCCAACAGTCCTTTCCCCAGGGTGCGCGCGTCCAAATGCTGGGCATTGCCAGCGGACGCCTGGGCATCGAGCAGCACGAGACAGAGCGGAACGAGGCAGAGGTTGATCGCCAGGGTGGCGATGCTAATGGGAATGGCGCTGTCCTGT encodes:
- a CDS encoding SH3 domain-containing protein; its protein translation is MVRRLMSVLLTFALLLSAAPAVVFSPVNAQDGSPVAVETEPDPDPPVAPQSDDPTATTAAGNTPAGDFTGVPIFPRSDVYFSYYRILTGGNTTVIDGGSSFDAAGYRTDNAKVITIETSAVQDGSFYLCIIFEAGAFSNPAAVDLFRYDGAAWAVMTAVREGSTVCGYTSSFGVFAVAEPGAAPSSTATDVPPTVTPTASPTFTIVPPTETATASATSTAIPPTETATVTSTATAIPPTETATASSTATSIPPTDTATASSTPVPPSATPTASSTPTTIPPSATPTDTASPTSIPPSATPTASASSTPIPASATPTVSSTPTTIPASATPTASATQTATPPTSTATETHPPSATASATTFIPTETGTPPETPTATSSPSATSTSTGTTTTTSTPSSTPSATIAPNPIQYALPNVYVTFGQIPTSGTTTGSVLSSGDVPMLPAAYAANSAWFFAVSSTVVQAGNKRLCVVFETASYANPLSVVLLQRNGASWTLLSGQVFDSLLPDQGTRCGYISSFGDFALVEQAVATATATWTPSSTASATRTSTPSPTWPATHTATASPTATATSTTVATSTPSATVSPTSSASSTATRTAFPSATNSSTPTLGPGSYPVGTTLRTTARVNVRTGPGTSSPSLGVVASGSIVTVTGSSASAGNLIWVPVTTSLGSGWIAGNYLAPVSTATPTRTPVPATVTRTPGNATATRTATRTPTLAPGGFATGESVRTTARVNLRSGPNASSSILRVVPSKTTGVITGPGVVSGGMTFYPISISGYPAGYIAGPYLQRVTVSASPTRTSTPTVAGVTIRYTTANVNLRSGPGTSYRRIATILEGTAVNITGTPRRVNGTDWYPVIINGVGSGWISGAFLARTYEPV
- a CDS encoding DUF2298 domain-containing protein gives rise to the protein MDYSGWFGETVRWYIALVLITWGFAPAVRWLLGGLSDKGASVARPAALLFVLWPTWFLSGSVELPFTSWGIWITLAIGAAICWGYAWKRQWIERDWIRTLLIVEGISLLTFAAYALLRGFTPQLAYTEKPMDMMFMTSSYRTDVIPPNDAWMSGETINYYYLGYLIYGTLSRITGITTWVGYNLALITTVSMSLVAAGGAAYNVVRRGMSPRAAWAAAVLGGFFVVVAGNMRAAIEFVQSPSATWNQGWWGTVGWASSRVVVDEGQAFTETINEFPWFSFLLGDFHPHVMALPFTILAIVPAISAMLTGTPDRPDRAGWGKLVVAGMLVGALYPLNSLDFPTYLVLLVLAIAITGGWNRRSLAKVAVVTIASLGAWLPFTVRFVSFAGGDTSQLPSWLQDLPVVPRLLTTVAFYEHERTSAGEFLTVFGLFWFIALLFLGLRFWQRFSGQGRPEVRRWVIAAAVLILLVSVAIPMPVLTLAGAPLAVSLWLVERARRDGTLRDVIPEGLYACAFGLILLTEVFYVQDAFDGRFNTLFKVYYQVWTMLGIAGAIAVVTLFIELRPFPALRVALGVAAVAGLLVAVAYPIIATQQWTREFGPREFRGLNSAAFMANLNPDDLAAMQWLYDNALDDDVIIEAPGCSYQVNGGIPTSGVAAMTGVPTIIGWGGHESQWRAGQPELLGQIGVRQGDVAAIYADPASPLVDQYDATLLYVGGYERNGAPGCDLAGPYPSAAGPDFPGPTWEPVFTSGDTVIYRRVASTG
- a CDS encoding P1 family peptidase translates to MKRQGLTPNTEVHGATVALDFPGLRVGIAEYAEGPTGCTVLAFDEPAELLIDARGGAPYAVGDFGITDAICLTGGSVYGIEAVAGVNQAILESRGGNVQWDALASVAGAVIYDFGGRDNYIHPDAELGYAAWHAAKAGAFPIGAQGAGRSASAGKGFLFDRAEQSGQGAAIRQIGETRVAVFVVANPVGAIHDRTGKVVCGHRNPETGEREPLLADLEAKIGVTSGGPSANTTLTVLVIDQKLPDPGALGRIARQVHASMARAIQPFHMMVDGDVLFAVNTNAVEGSLHELALATIASEVAWDAVLACVPEGR
- a CDS encoding AEC family transporter — encoded protein: MFSTIISALLPVVLTMMLGYLAGRHHDFTSDHAAVLNRLVLLYALPADLFVGMATTRRSELFDDLPLIVTVVSAIIISFAVTFVYFHRMRRKDAGASALYALAVSSPSVAFVGNSVLGYLYGEQDSAIPISIATLAINLCLVPLCLVLLDAQASAGNAQHLDARTLGKGLLAALKQPMIWAPILGLIVCLADIDFPSSVERSLGLLGAATGGVSIFAAGVIMYAQHVTWSRTIGGLTIARNLIVPGAALLAITLLGRDNSAQLQEAVIALAIPVASLVVILAVRYKTAEQEMASVLLYSTLFSIPTLSLFIWLTR